The region taaacacgcggtagcgcttttatgcacgcatacgaaacatttttagatgtctagaggaaacagacgataaatgacgctgtacaaaaagacacaattAACAGAAGTACTTGTCTTTCACTCCtgtacgtctgcgcggaagcgaaggtgcgaaattttcgtgcTCCTCAGTTTGTTTAGCATGTCTGTAGTAAATGTATTCATGCCTGACGTTACAAGCTATCTTGTtgcttgtgcgtgaagagacggGACAGCAGGACAGGAAACGAtgaagtgttttgttcccggctgtaaatctggctACGGCAAAGGACGGGAGAAGTTCTCTCTCTTCGCGGCACCATCTGATCCGgagctactgcaccagtggcgacaaaaaattcctgaaagtaagcgccCGCTTAAAGCGAAGGACAagatatgtgcgcgacactttgAGAAGCACCTTATTTCCGATAGGTACTTCAGTGAACACCAAGGTATTGTCCTATTAGATGTAAAGAAAAAGCCTGGACTTCGAAAGGGAGCCGTTCCAACGATTTTTGAGGGGAGCCTGGCGCATGTCAATAATGCTGAATGCcaagaggaaccagaagacgccgcTGCGGATGGACAGGAGGAAGTCAATGTGGCTACAACTACCCACAGTGTAGGCGCCTTTGATTATCCAGAGACATGCCGTGATGAAAATTCTAAGCCTTTTCGCCGAGAAGATTCCTTCAGTTGGCAGCCTGGCAAGGATCTGTTAAGCAAAGACAATAGTTTGAGTGTGCCTTCCAAGGAAGAATCTGCCGAAAAAAGCGGCGAAAGCAGGTCCACTGATCAAAACGGCAACACACACTCCCTGAGCGCAGATGGAAATTCGTTTTCGCAGGATCTCTTGCTCCATCCAGAAAAAGTCAAGCTTCCGCCTTCATGGGGTCACCACAAGGTACGAAAATTTTCAAATACAAATAGTTGGGTGCTGCTCCCAAAGCAACACGCGGGCTATAggatcctcccccccccccccccccccccccgccccttcctCCCTCTCTTATGTGATCCGGTTCGGAATCAACCCCGCCGCTTTGAGCGCAGTACCGAAGGCTATAGCCACGTAGCCACCGCTGCATGTACGGGAAATCTTACGACTTGCTCATAATAAAAGAAACTTCCTAGGTACGATGTTATAATACAGTATAAATTTGCAGTTTCATGATAAGCCAGCAAATGAGATTATTTTGGAACACAATTCACAAAGAAAATACTGCTCTCAATTGATGTCGCTAGgcaaaagtttttttctttttcctttttagtAACAGCTAATTTTGCCTACAATTCGCGGACTTGCTATGAAGGAAACAAAATTACCTGCTACGAGGGCAGGCATTCTAACGCGAATCAAGTAGGAGACAAAAATTTTTTTCTAATAAGGTTGCCAATACGTTTTGTTGATATGTTTATTGGGAGCAACTGCTGAAAACGTTTTTAGCACAGATCCGATGCAGATGCTATGGAGAGACATATTTCGGTTTATTTATACGCGTCCTTCCTGGCCATTGAAAAAGAATCACCTGATTTTTCGTGTCTCTAACATTGCAGGTGGACACGTTTCATGGACCACGTATTGTATACAGCACAATGGCAATTGTTAGTGAAGACACAGTTCCTTCTGTAACGAAGTGCATCTACGTCACGGAAGGCCTTTATGGGAAAACTTTCGAGGCATTTATTCTAAACTGCAACTTGAGTAACATTATTGACTTTGAAGAAAAACTGACAACCATCGAAGACTTCGAGCGCATGGTAGAGACTATTGACAAGATAAAGATGTGCAGGGGTGGTCCCGCAAAGCAAAAGTACCCAGGTGTGAACCCTCAGTGTGCCTACATTGACTCCTTGGGTGTGTGGAGGCACAGAAGGTGCGCTATCTACGGCACTGAACAGTGTGCGCACTGCAAAAGACTTGGGGGCACATTGCGTTGTCATGCGATGCGCCAAAAGAAAAGAATGCAGACTTCCAGGACTACAGTAGTTGAGCCTACGATTAAGAAGCCCAAGTTTGATGTTTTGCGACGACGGCAAAGGTACCTCTACAAGCAATCTTGGTCATCTCGCCGAAGGATGAGAGAGCTTCAAAAGGAACTTAAGTTGTACAAAGGAAGAATG is a window of Dermacentor silvarum isolate Dsil-2018 chromosome 4, BIME_Dsil_1.4, whole genome shotgun sequence DNA encoding:
- the LOC125945028 gene encoding uncharacterized protein LOC125945028 — encoded protein: MKCFVPGCKSGYGKGREKFSLFAAPSDPELLHQWRQKIPESKRPLKAKDKICARHFEKHLISDRYFSEHQGIVLLDVKKKPGLRKGAVPTIFEGSLAHVNNAECQEEPEDAAADGQEEVNVATTTHSVGAFDYPETCRDENSKPFRREDSFSWQPGKDLLSKDNSLSVPSKEESAEKSGESRSTDQNGNTHSLSADGNSFSQDLLLHPEKVKLPPSWGHHKVDTFHGPRIVYSTMAIVSEDTVPSVTKCIYVTEGLYGKTFEAFILNCNLSNIIDFEEKLTTIEDFERMVETIDKIKMCRGGPAKQKYPGVNPQCAYIDSLGVWRHRRCAIYGTEQCAHCKRLGGTLRCHAMRQKKRMQTSRTTVVEPTIKKPKFDVLRRRQRYLYKQSWSSRRRMRELQKELKLYKGRMSQLNQGELESILQRLPEGQRLVVEECIKLDTHISSKGRRYSDKFLTMCLLLHIRSPAAYDFLRRNDLMPLPAVSTVRKYISLVRPECGFDGKFFEAFKKRLLSKKDIQRHGMLVFDEIQVRQGREVNAKTFSYIGQVQHHDTSEPPLADHALVFMFVPFADSYTQPVGVFASKGPTKGIELAKLLLEAITLLEQAGAAVDGVVCDGASTNRSLWHYIGVSGKVDNLQCSFQHPLEEERRIFVFSDAPHLLKCIRNRLLALNSSHRSRSRSRDPGGDNGGCKERASSRGRSMKRSSSRARKASRTRSRSRGRSLSRGPGVQIQEPADRGTRWADRVKESPKR